The sequence below is a genomic window from Sphingobacterium sp. ML3W.
TTTAAATGTAAAGTTCTCATCTTCCACCATACGGATAGGCTGGTTCAGAATGTTCTGTATACTAAACTTAAGTTGCATACTTTTAACTATTCGCTGCGTAATAGAAAAATCAAAGGAGCTGCGTTTCAATTCGATCAGACTTCCCTGATTTCCCGTTACGGGAAATTTATTATCGGGGCCTACCGGCTTAAAGGGCACACCATTTGCAGCGGCATAAAGTCTGGGGCCAATCTGGTTAAAGGTAATCGCTGCCTTTGTACCGCTTGCAGCATTGTCATAATGCAAACCCAGGTTATAAGAATAGGGCGCCTGACCTTGTAACTGACGGGTAAAATGTGGATTTAATCCAGGGTCAGTATTTTTATTGCCTGATAAAGTATCCAGATCTTTTGTGGCTTTACTGTTGATCAGGGTAAGATTTCCTATAAATGACAGGTTTCTGAATAAATCTAAAGGAATAAAATCAAGGCTTTTACGCAGATCAATCTCTAAACCTTTTATGGTTGCCCTGCTGGCATTTGCATAACTGATGTGCGAAGGACCACTGCCCAAAAACAGATTCCGGTAAATCATACGTTCTATAGGATTGGCGATTTCCTTATAAAAGGCGCCAATACTTACTGATTCGCTCTTCGCGTTGTTTTTCGGGTACCATTCTGCCCGCAGATCGTAATTGTTTACACTGGCAGAAATCAAATCATTGTTACCCTTTATATACTGATTATTGATATAATCGAGTTCGGTATAGGGAGAGAGTTCCCTGAATTCTGGGCGGTTTACCGTTTTACCATAAGCCGTTCTAAACACCAAAGACTGATTTGGCCGATAACCAATATTCAGGGATGGTAAATAACTGGTCGTTTTATTATCGACCATTACGGGTACGTTTACCCCACCTGGTGCATCGTACATATTCGGCGGCGTAGCTCCGGCTACCTTTTGCCGGTTGTATTCAACACGTAAACCGCCATAAATATCCAATTTACCATCAAAAGGCAATAAACTTAAAGCAGCATAACCGGCATTGTTTTGTTCAGAAGCGGTATAAGCATCACTTCCACTTGTACGATCAAATACCTTCAGGCCGCTACCATTATCTTTCAAATAATCGGTACTCCATACTTTACCTAGTTCCTGTTCTTTCCAGAACACCAAATTATAATCAATATAATTGCCGTTTCCGCCAATATCCTGAACATCGGTATAGCCCATACTGTTTAGATCTCCCTCATTTAGGGTATACACCCGTCTAAACAATGTCCTTTCTTTCCATTGCTGGTAAGTTCCGGCCTTAAAGGTGATCCAGTTTTTAACTTTCCAGGTATAATCCGCAGAACCGTTATAAACCTTTTCTATATTGCGGGTCCAAAGTCTTGATACCATTCCTTTTTCCAGACCGTTATCTGCATTCTCTACACCGGGTGTAGGGCGGTATGCAGCTACCCAGTTCAGTGCCTGAGTGCCTGGTAACAAATTAAAATAGTCATGGCGGTTGTACTGCAGGCGTATTTGCCGCTGATCGGGTAATTCAAGCCGGCTATAGGTAAGTCCACCATTCCATTCCAGGTGTTGCTTTCCTTTTTGGAAATAGTGGCTTCCGCCTAAATTTCCTGAATATAAAAAGCGCTGCGTATAAGAAAGAACAATATTTCTGTCCTGTGTACGGTAATTTACAGGAAGATCTGTCCATATCGCTATACCGGTTTGGCTACCGTCGTCAATCAGGTGCTGATCGGTTTTTGTATTTCTTATTACGGTAGCACTCTGGCCTTGCTGTAATATAAAATTTTTGAAGACCAGTTTACTGCTGTCTCTTAATTTAAAACTAAAATTCTGCAAAAGGTTAAGCTGAGCCGCCTGTGTGGCTTGAGTTTCCTTGTGAAACTGATAACTTCTAACGGCATCACTGCTAAAATAACTATTGGCCCGTGCTACGTCAGTTTGTTGACTTTCATTTTTGTAACTTAAGGAGGTCAGCATTCCTAATCTTTTATTTCCTATTTTAAAGGAATCATAATAATTGGCTGTAACCTGTAGCATAGGCAACGCGGTTTTAAACCCATATTGTAAATGAGGGCTAAAGCTTTGCGCATACTGTTGCTGGCTGATTTGAGCTTTGGTAAAATTGCCATAGCCCGGTACTGTAGCAGGAAGTTTTCTTAAACCTCCATCAAAGCCCAGAAAATCTGTACTACTCCCCTGATAAGTTTGAAACTTATCCTTGAAAGTGGTATTAGGCCGTACCCCCATCTGCACCTCAATGTCAAAATGCTTCACGTTTACGGCATCCTTAGTAAAGATCTTTACTGCGCCACCTGTCATATCGCCCATCAGATCAGGCGCCGGGGATTTATAAACCATAATACGGTCAATTACCCGGCTCGGGATCAAATCCATAGAGAAAGCTCTTGAATATAATTCTGTTGATGGGGCTATGTTCCCGTTCAGGTAGGTCATATTATATCTTTCATTCATTCCGCGGATGATGATGAACTTATCGTCCTTTACCGTTACTCCAGATATTTTTTTGACTACTTCGGCTGCATTACGATCGGCACTCATAGAGATCTGCTGGGAAGAAATACCACTAACCACCGATTGGGACATTTTGATTTCCTGTAATACCTGTTTATCCGATGTATGTGCCACCGGTGCTCTTCTTTTACCCACCCCACTTACCACT
It includes:
- a CDS encoding TonB-dependent receptor, producing MKQKLTYLYVFLITLLTFNTAAAQILDKKLKLPEESLTGLKIVSAVKEQAGVRFNFGEAINAKLAAPVKTKATAISVKEALELMKSTYGLSYEINGVYITLSLPKSPNVAAGQSSPGTIKGRIVEFETSQPLPGASVRIIELNKGLTSDNSGHYKFANIPAGKYTLQVSYISYTTEKVQVEIKEGKETSYDVKMQGSNFLNEVVVSGVGKRRAPVAHTSDKQVLQEIKMSQSVVSGISSQQISMSADRNAAEVVKKISGVTVKDDKFIIIRGMNERYNMTYLNGNIAPSTELYSRAFSMDLIPSRVIDRIMVYKSPAPDLMGDMTGGAVKIFTKDAVNVKHFDIEVQMGVRPNTTFKDKFQTYQGSSTDFLGFDGGLRKLPATVPGYGNFTKAQISQQQYAQSFSPHLQYGFKTALPMLQVTANYYDSFKIGNKRLGMLTSLSYKNESQQTDVARANSYFSSDAVRSYQFHKETQATQAAQLNLLQNFSFKLRDSSKLVFKNFILQQGQSATVIRNTKTDQHLIDDGSQTGIAIWTDLPVNYRTQDRNIVLSYTQRFLYSGNLGGSHYFQKGKQHLEWNGGLTYSRLELPDQRQIRLQYNRHDYFNLLPGTQALNWVAAYRPTPGVENADNGLEKGMVSRLWTRNIEKVYNGSADYTWKVKNWITFKAGTYQQWKERTLFRRVYTLNEGDLNSMGYTDVQDIGGNGNYIDYNLVFWKEQELGKVWSTDYLKDNGSGLKVFDRTSGSDAYTASEQNNAGYAALSLLPFDGKLDIYGGLRVEYNRQKVAGATPPNMYDAPGGVNVPVMVDNKTTSYLPSLNIGYRPNQSLVFRTAYGKTVNRPEFRELSPYTELDYINNQYIKGNNDLISASVNNYDLRAEWYPKNNAKSESVSIGAFYKEIANPIERMIYRNLFLGSGPSHISYANASRATIKGLEIDLRKSLDFIPLDLFRNLSFIGNLTLINSKATKDLDTLSGNKNTDPGLNPHFTRQLQGQAPYSYNLGLHYDNAASGTKAAITFNQIGPRLYAAANGVPFKPVGPDNKFPVTGNQGSLIELKRSSFDFSITQRIVKSMQLKFSIQNILNQPIRMVEDENFTFKYEKAVFTPPTFENKDLVINKYVVSGDMISNEYKSDRHFILSFLYSF